One Chitinophaga varians DNA window includes the following coding sequences:
- a CDS encoding TonB-dependent receptor domain-containing protein — MKTSLVSSLIFLIPYISFSQTLENKISGKVSDPSQQPIPGASIILTNIQEHSLNNGISDTTGNFTFQHLKDGRYLLQATFFGYGTYISDTIQLYRNIHQKINIVLIPKAQQLNEVSVTSDPSVIEIKPDRITFNVSKSPTATGMNIIELLQRTPGVSVGKDDAVSINGKGKAKIYINNKLINLSEQELTTLLRGMNSDNIESIDVIKNPSAKYDAAGGAGIINITLKRGKKEGWNAALTTGVNIGQTPKSNQSAAVSFAKNKLQFSGSYNINSGKYFDRQKFDRYQANQSFQQQADGTDKKTYQNIQASLNYQITPKTNLGTAFQGNLGNGRYNLLSETDIGSGGHNTPDSLLLSASDQTYNRKNFLYNLNITQRISDGHNISGDISYGKYNASSNSQLTNKYVTNNNQPLASYFFKSDAPMTVDIYSAKIDYSGNMKNGKLEGGAQWNMVKSNSAFHTTNQMAGQKTDSSSTNVKYNESIYAGYINYNFNIGKKVNVIAGIRGELTNTELDYASTAHRENNANTYNYFQLFPNFTFTYNVTDENILTLAYNRRIDRPAYHNMNPFEEKVDELISERGNPFLKPQYVNNIELGYILNQHLSVGLGYTTTSNLIIEFMDTVQRNKAFLTHINLPKQQAVNLNINGSFDILPFWTLTCNISGGYISYHASFRENNQVRQYGAFFQTNLQQSFRISETIRAEINGWYASPKIDGTWKNLSAGAFDIGIQKDILKKKGNIKVALVDVANTQKWRANNLNEILTFNIDSKKESRQLRLYFTYRIGGKPVETKSRNAGTQGATNRLKL; from the coding sequence ATGAAAACATCTTTAGTATCAAGTTTAATATTCCTTATCCCATATATATCCTTCTCACAGACCCTTGAAAACAAGATCAGTGGAAAAGTATCAGACCCTTCACAGCAGCCCATTCCAGGCGCCAGCATCATACTGACCAATATCCAGGAGCACAGTCTCAATAATGGTATCAGCGACACAACAGGCAACTTCACTTTCCAACATCTGAAAGACGGAAGGTATCTGCTGCAAGCTACCTTCTTTGGATATGGGACATACATATCTGACACCATTCAACTCTATAGAAACATCCATCAAAAAATAAACATTGTGCTTATTCCCAAAGCACAACAACTTAATGAAGTAAGTGTAACATCGGATCCCAGCGTTATTGAAATAAAGCCAGACCGTATCACCTTTAATGTCAGCAAAAGCCCGACCGCTACGGGTATGAACATCATTGAGCTGCTTCAGCGCACACCAGGCGTTTCTGTAGGAAAGGACGATGCGGTGTCCATCAACGGGAAAGGAAAAGCAAAAATCTATATTAACAACAAATTGATCAATCTCTCAGAGCAGGAACTTACCACACTGTTAAGAGGGATGAACAGCGACAATATTGAATCCATAGACGTCATCAAAAACCCTAGCGCTAAATACGACGCGGCTGGTGGGGCAGGTATCATTAACATCACCTTAAAAAGAGGAAAAAAAGAAGGATGGAATGCTGCGCTAACCACAGGTGTCAACATTGGGCAAACACCCAAAAGCAATCAATCTGCAGCCGTCAGCTTCGCAAAAAACAAGCTTCAGTTTTCAGGCAGCTACAATATAAACAGCGGAAAGTATTTCGATCGTCAAAAGTTCGACAGATACCAGGCGAACCAATCCTTCCAACAGCAAGCCGATGGCACAGACAAAAAAACATATCAGAATATCCAGGCATCGCTGAATTATCAGATAACCCCCAAAACCAACCTAGGAACTGCATTCCAGGGAAACCTGGGTAACGGGCGGTATAACCTCCTCAGTGAAACGGATATCGGATCAGGCGGTCACAATACACCAGACAGCTTACTGCTGTCAGCAAGCGACCAGACATACAACCGGAAAAATTTTCTTTACAACCTAAATATCACCCAGAGAATTTCAGATGGTCATAACATTTCAGGAGACATTAGCTATGGGAAGTATAACGCGAGCAGCAACAGTCAACTTACAAACAAATACGTCACCAATAACAACCAGCCATTAGCCTCGTATTTCTTCAAAAGCGATGCCCCGATGACGGTTGATATTTACAGCGCTAAAATTGATTATAGCGGCAATATGAAAAACGGAAAACTGGAGGGCGGGGCACAATGGAACATGGTAAAAAGTAACAGCGCATTTCACACTACCAATCAAATGGCCGGTCAGAAAACAGATTCCTCGTCAACGAATGTGAAATACAACGAGTCTATATACGCCGGTTACATCAATTATAATTTCAACATCGGCAAAAAGGTAAATGTTATTGCAGGCATACGCGGAGAACTTACCAACACGGAACTGGACTACGCCAGCACAGCACACCGGGAAAACAACGCCAATACCTACAACTATTTTCAATTATTTCCCAATTTCACATTCACCTACAATGTTACAGATGAGAATATTTTAACGCTGGCCTATAACCGCCGCATTGACCGACCGGCCTATCATAACATGAACCCTTTCGAAGAAAAAGTTGATGAACTCATTTCTGAAAGAGGCAATCCCTTTCTTAAGCCACAATATGTCAACAATATTGAACTGGGCTATATTCTTAACCAACATCTGAGCGTAGGACTGGGATATACTACAACCAGTAATCTGATCATTGAATTTATGGATACGGTACAACGAAACAAAGCATTCCTCACGCACATCAATCTACCCAAACAACAGGCTGTCAACCTCAATATTAACGGTTCATTTGACATCCTCCCCTTCTGGACTTTAACCTGTAACATCTCAGGCGGCTATATCAGCTACCACGCAAGCTTCCGCGAAAACAACCAGGTACGGCAATATGGAGCCTTCTTTCAGACCAATCTCCAGCAATCATTCCGTATAAGCGAAACTATCAGGGCGGAAATTAATGGGTGGTATGCTTCACCCAAAATTGATGGTACGTGGAAGAACTTATCTGCAGGCGCCTTTGATATCGGCATACAAAAGGACATTCTCAAGAAAAAAGGGAACATTAAAGTCGCGCTGGTGGAT